Proteins encoded within one genomic window of Halomonas sp. YLGW01:
- a CDS encoding IclR family transcriptional regulator C-terminal domain-containing protein — translation MTDGKRKTVGRPAGTAKSGGGHSQSLVRGLNILEVLAVEPQGLALSDIAARMELAPSTTHRLLQALHGQGFITQETALGRWRIDVKTFRIGNAFLEARDLVATARPFLRRLTEASGESANLGIEDSGQAVFLAQTESPQMMRMITRLGSRAPMHASGVGKALLAWLPEAEVARILDAHGLPRVTPNSLDTPATLEAAMAEIRHAGYACDREEHAIGLHCVAAAIHDEHGRPLAAISVSGPMARIPEARLNELGQLVREAADEITALLGGRRPGGRRPR, via the coding sequence GTGACAGACGGAAAACGCAAGACGGTGGGACGCCCCGCCGGCACGGCAAAGAGCGGCGGCGGCCACAGCCAGTCGCTGGTGCGCGGGCTGAACATCCTGGAGGTGCTGGCCGTGGAGCCCCAGGGACTGGCGCTTTCGGACATCGCCGCGCGCATGGAGCTCGCCCCCTCCACCACTCACCGGCTGCTGCAGGCCCTGCACGGCCAGGGCTTCATCACCCAGGAGACGGCGCTGGGCCGCTGGCGCATCGACGTCAAGACGTTCCGCATCGGCAACGCCTTCCTCGAGGCCCGCGATCTGGTCGCCACCGCCCGCCCCTTCCTGCGCCGGCTGACCGAGGCCAGCGGCGAGTCCGCGAACCTCGGCATCGAGGACAGCGGCCAGGCGGTCTTCCTGGCTCAGACCGAGTCGCCGCAGATGATGCGCATGATCACGAGGCTGGGCTCACGGGCGCCGATGCACGCCTCCGGCGTCGGCAAGGCGCTGCTGGCCTGGCTGCCCGAGGCCGAGGTGGCCCGCATCCTCGACGCCCATGGCCTGCCCCGCGTGACCCCCAATAGCCTGGATACCCCCGCCACGCTCGAGGCGGCGATGGCCGAGATCCGCCACGCAGGTTATGCCTGCGATCGCGAGGAACACGCCATCGGCCTGCACTGCGTGGCCGCGGCGATTCACGACGAACACGGCCGGCCGCTGGCGGCGATTTCGGTCTCCGGGCCCATGGCCCGCATCCCCGAGGCGCGCCTCAACGAGCTGGGCCAACTGGTGCGCGAGGCGGCCGACGAGATCACCGCCCTGCTGGGCGGCCGGCGTCCCGGCGGCCGACGCCCCCGGTGA
- the uraD gene encoding 2-oxo-4-hydroxy-4-carboxy-5-ureidoimidazoline decarboxylase has protein sequence MADRPSTSLPLHPRPSTLDREAFMARFGDLYERSPWIAAAAWDQGLGPEDDSVDGLARRLAAVLDAAGEEQQLAVIRAHPDLAGKAALAGELTDDSRKEQAGAGLDQCTPEELARFTRLNAAYQARFAFPFVIAVKGQDRHAILSAFEARLDNTPDEERRTAIAQIHRIARLRLETRAAEQGAQSLPGE, from the coding sequence ATGGCCGACCGCCCCTCCACTAGCCTGCCGCTGCACCCTCGCCCCAGCACCCTCGACCGCGAAGCCTTCATGGCCCGCTTCGGCGATCTCTACGAGCGCTCGCCCTGGATCGCCGCGGCGGCCTGGGATCAGGGCCTCGGCCCGGAGGACGATAGTGTCGACGGCCTCGCCCGGCGTCTCGCCGCCGTGCTCGATGCGGCGGGCGAAGAACAGCAGCTCGCGGTGATCCGCGCCCACCCGGACCTCGCCGGCAAGGCGGCGCTGGCCGGCGAGCTCACCGACGACTCGCGAAAAGAGCAGGCCGGGGCCGGCCTGGACCAATGTACCCCCGAGGAGCTTGCGCGTTTCACTCGCCTCAATGCGGCCTACCAGGCGCGCTTCGCCTTTCCCTTCGTGATCGCGGTCAAGGGCCAGGATCGCCACGCCATCCTCTCGGCCTTCGAGGCTCGGCTCGACAACACCCCGGATGAGGAGCGCCGCACCGCCATCGCCCAGATCCATCGCATCGCACGACTGCGCCTCGAGACACGCGCCGCTGAGCAAGGGGCGCAGAGCCTGCCCGGGGAGTGA
- the uraH gene encoding hydroxyisourate hydrolase — protein MGYLTTHVLDTARGRPGRGIRLELFRLDGETRTRLTEAVTNADGRCDAPLLEGDVFTEGEYELLFHAGDYLCESTQAASGVFLERIPLRFRVSAADEHYHVPLLLSPYGYTTYRGS, from the coding sequence ATGGGGTATCTGACCACCCATGTGCTCGATACTGCCCGCGGCCGCCCGGGCCGCGGTATCCGTCTCGAGCTCTTTCGCCTCGACGGCGAGACCCGCACCCGGCTCACCGAGGCCGTGACCAACGCCGACGGCCGCTGCGATGCGCCGCTGCTCGAGGGTGACGTCTTTACCGAAGGCGAGTACGAGCTGCTCTTCCATGCCGGTGACTACCTGTGCGAGTCGACACAGGCGGCCTCGGGCGTCTTCCTCGAGCGCATCCCGCTGCGCTTTCGGGTCAGCGCCGCCGACGAGCACTACCACGTGCCGCTGCTGCTCTCGCCCTACGGCTACACCACCTATCGCGGCAGCTGA
- a CDS encoding urate hydroxylase PuuD, producing MDYLHDWANLLLRWGHLIVGVAWIGASFYFNWLENHLERQNASLGDGVAGELWAIHGGGFYHLQKYELAPPSLPEPLHWFKWEAYTTFLTGFALLWVVYYLNAGTMLLPPGSTLVPWQGVLLGLGVVFGAWFVYDALCRSPLGRRPAWLAMVGFVLLIALTWGLMQVFSGRAAYLHVGAAIGTCMVANVFRVIIPGQKALVSAMQTGAERDPAHGRHALLRSRHNNYLTLPVLFLMISNHYPMTYASEWGWLVLAGLMVFSVLVRHYFNVRHLAGRKVWVLPAAGLALVTLMAAMVPEPAPSRQAAGNGAPEVAFGEVAAIVEERCAGCHAAEPSFGGFAAAPAGVALDTGEQIRRHLKDIQRVAVTSRYMPLGNVTGMTDVERATLGAFIAAPSPAPGS from the coding sequence ATGGACTACCTTCACGACTGGGCCAACCTGCTGCTGCGCTGGGGCCATCTGATCGTCGGCGTGGCCTGGATCGGCGCCTCCTTCTACTTCAACTGGCTCGAGAACCACCTCGAGCGCCAGAACGCTTCCCTGGGCGACGGCGTGGCCGGCGAGCTGTGGGCGATCCACGGCGGCGGCTTCTACCACCTGCAGAAGTACGAGCTGGCGCCGCCGAGCCTTCCCGAGCCCCTGCACTGGTTCAAGTGGGAGGCCTACACCACCTTCCTGACCGGCTTCGCGCTGCTGTGGGTGGTCTACTACCTGAATGCGGGCACCATGCTGCTGCCGCCGGGCTCGACGCTTGTGCCCTGGCAGGGCGTGCTGCTGGGGCTCGGGGTCGTGTTCGGCGCCTGGTTCGTCTACGACGCCCTGTGCCGAAGCCCGCTGGGTCGCCGCCCGGCCTGGCTGGCGATGGTGGGCTTTGTGCTGCTGATCGCGCTGACCTGGGGGCTGATGCAGGTCTTCAGCGGGCGCGCTGCTTATCTTCATGTCGGGGCGGCGATCGGCACCTGCATGGTGGCCAACGTCTTCCGGGTGATCATCCCCGGCCAGAAGGCGCTGGTGAGCGCGATGCAGACCGGCGCCGAGCGGGACCCGGCCCACGGCCGCCATGCGCTGCTACGCTCGCGACACAACAACTACCTGACCCTGCCGGTGCTGTTTCTGATGATCAGCAACCATTACCCCATGACCTACGCGTCCGAGTGGGGCTGGCTGGTGCTGGCCGGGCTGATGGTCTTCAGCGTGCTGGTGCGTCACTACTTCAATGTTCGTCATCTGGCCGGACGCAAGGTGTGGGTGCTGCCCGCCGCCGGCCTGGCACTGGTGACCCTGATGGCGGCGATGGTGCCTGAGCCGGCCCCGTCTCGCCAGGCGGCCGGGAACGGAGCGCCAGAGGTCGCCTTCGGCGAGGTGGCCGCCATCGTCGAGGAGCGCTGTGCCGGCTGCCACGCCGCCGAGCCGAGCTTCGGCGGCTTCGCCGCGGCACCGGCGGGCGTGGCGCTGGACACCGGTGAGCAGATTCGTCGTCACCTCAAGGACATCCAGCGGGTCGCGGTCACCAGCCGCTATATGCCGCTGGGCAACGTGACCGGCATGACCGACGTCGAGCGGGCCACCCTCGGCGCCTTTATCGCCGCCCCCTCACCCGCGCCCGGGAGCTGA
- the puuE gene encoding allantoinase PuuE, whose amino-acid sequence MTDDRTRPASLGGYPRDLIGYGRTPPQANWPGRARIAVQFVLNYEEGAESCVLHGDSHSEQFLSEIAGAEAYPDRHLSMESNYEYGSRAGVWRVLREFERRGLPLTVFGVAMALERHPEVAKAFKELGHEVACHGYRWIHYQNVPEAVERDHLERALSIFESLYGETPLGWYTGRDSPNTRRLLLDRGGFLYDSDYYGDDLPFWTDAQDSQGQSHRHLIVPYTLDTNDMRFASPTGFDHGEPFFQYLRDAFDVLYAEGEDTPKMLSIGLHCRLIGRPGRFRALQRFLDHLEAHDRVWITRRVDIARHWQAEHPA is encoded by the coding sequence ATGACCGATGACAGAACCCGACCGGCAAGCCTCGGCGGCTATCCCCGCGACCTGATCGGCTACGGCCGCACGCCGCCCCAGGCCAACTGGCCCGGGCGAGCCCGGATCGCCGTGCAGTTCGTGCTCAATTATGAAGAAGGCGCCGAGAGCTGCGTGCTGCACGGTGACAGCCACTCCGAACAGTTTCTCTCCGAGATCGCCGGCGCCGAGGCCTATCCCGACCGCCACCTGAGCATGGAGTCGAACTACGAATACGGCTCCCGAGCCGGGGTGTGGCGGGTACTGCGCGAGTTCGAGCGCCGCGGCCTGCCGCTGACCGTATTCGGCGTCGCCATGGCCCTGGAGCGCCATCCGGAGGTGGCGAAGGCCTTCAAGGAGCTCGGCCACGAGGTGGCCTGCCATGGTTACCGCTGGATTCATTACCAGAACGTGCCCGAAGCGGTCGAGCGCGATCACCTCGAGCGCGCGCTTTCGATCTTCGAGTCGCTCTACGGCGAGACGCCGCTTGGCTGGTACACCGGCCGCGACAGCCCCAATACGCGGCGGCTGCTGCTCGATCGGGGCGGCTTCCTCTACGACAGCGACTACTACGGCGATGACCTGCCGTTCTGGACCGATGCCCAGGACAGCCAGGGGCAATCGCATCGCCACCTGATCGTGCCCTACACCCTGGACACCAACGACATGCGCTTCGCCTCGCCGACCGGCTTCGATCACGGGGAGCCGTTCTTCCAGTACCTGCGCGACGCCTTCGACGTGCTCTACGCCGAGGGCGAGGACACGCCGAAGATGCTCTCGATCGGCCTGCACTGCCGACTGATCGGACGCCCCGGCCGCTTTCGGGCGCTGCAGCGTTTCCTCGATCATCTCGAGGCCCATGACCGGGTGTGGATAACCCGGCGTGTGGATATCGCGAGGCACTGGCAGGCCGAGCATCCGGCCTGA
- a CDS encoding transporter substrate-binding domain-containing protein, with protein MFAFTKNRFCRQAVLALCCTVVTGLAAVSTQASDLETIEQRGTLRVAVPQDFPPFGSVGTDLQPQGYDIDMAHYLADQMEVDLELVAVTSANRIPFLQTDKVDLVISSLGKNPERAAVIDFTEAYAPFFLGVFGTPEADAIEAPTGLSGKTVGVTRGSVEDMELSELAPDDTTIQRFEDNATTISAFLSGQVDYIATGNVVAAQIAERNTERAPTMVLRIKNSPCYIGLSQDNLALKDKVNDLIEQARQDGSLEAMSQQWFHTALPDDLSS; from the coding sequence ATGTTTGCCTTTACCAAGAACCGATTCTGTCGCCAGGCCGTGCTGGCGCTCTGCTGCACCGTTGTCACAGGGCTTGCCGCCGTCTCGACCCAGGCCAGCGACCTGGAGACCATCGAGCAGCGCGGTACGCTGCGGGTCGCCGTGCCGCAGGATTTCCCGCCGTTCGGCTCGGTAGGCACCGACCTCCAGCCGCAGGGCTATGACATCGATATGGCGCACTATCTGGCCGATCAGATGGAGGTCGACCTGGAGCTGGTGGCCGTGACCAGCGCCAACCGCATCCCGTTTTTGCAGACCGACAAGGTCGATCTGGTGATTTCGAGCCTGGGCAAGAACCCCGAGCGCGCGGCGGTGATCGACTTCACCGAAGCGTATGCGCCCTTCTTCCTCGGTGTCTTCGGTACCCCCGAGGCGGATGCGATCGAAGCGCCGACCGGGCTGTCCGGCAAGACCGTCGGCGTGACCCGCGGCTCGGTCGAGGACATGGAGCTTTCCGAGCTGGCCCCGGATGACACCACCATCCAGCGTTTCGAGGACAACGCGACGACCATTTCCGCGTTTCTCTCCGGGCAGGTCGACTATATCGCGACCGGCAATGTGGTGGCCGCCCAGATCGCCGAGCGTAACACCGAGCGCGCGCCGACCATGGTCTTGCGCATCAAGAACTCGCCCTGCTACATCGGCCTGAGCCAAGACAACCTGGCGTTGAAGGACAAGGTCAATGACCTGATAGAGCAGGCCAGGCAGGACGGCAGCCTGGAAGCGATGTCGCAGCAGTGGTTCCACACCGCACTGCCCGACGATCTGTCCAGCTGA
- a CDS encoding amino acid ABC transporter permease, producing MTMTLDFSTLLPYSGEILEGLVTTLWLTVVTTFAGIALAIVVAYVRDLGSGITSRLLGGYVEVVRNTPFIVQLFFLFFGLPALGVPISATVAALLAMILNLGAYTAEILRAGIDSTVRGQHEASRALGLSRLQSYRHVVLVPAFSRVYPSLISQCIIVMLGSAVVSQISVFDLTYAANFIQSRNFRGFEVYLVVTLIYLLLAVGMRLSFELVGRRLFAFRQGGSA from the coding sequence ATGACCATGACGCTGGATTTCTCCACGCTGCTGCCGTATTCGGGCGAGATCCTGGAAGGGCTGGTGACGACGCTGTGGCTGACGGTCGTCACTACCTTCGCTGGTATCGCGCTGGCGATCGTCGTCGCCTATGTACGTGACCTGGGGTCGGGCATCACGAGCCGCCTGCTGGGCGGCTATGTCGAGGTGGTGCGCAACACCCCGTTCATCGTGCAGCTGTTCTTTCTGTTCTTCGGCCTGCCGGCGCTGGGCGTGCCGATCAGTGCGACGGTCGCGGCCCTGCTGGCGATGATCTTGAACCTGGGCGCCTACACCGCCGAGATTCTGCGCGCGGGGATCGACTCGACCGTCCGCGGCCAGCATGAGGCCTCGCGTGCGCTGGGACTTTCCCGCCTGCAGAGCTATCGCCATGTGGTACTGGTGCCGGCCTTTTCGCGGGTTTATCCGTCGCTGATCAGCCAGTGCATCATCGTGATGCTGGGCTCGGCGGTGGTATCCCAGATCTCGGTCTTCGATCTGACCTATGCCGCGAATTTCATCCAGTCACGGAATTTCCGCGGCTTCGAGGTCTATCTGGTGGTGACGCTGATCTATCTGCTGCTGGCGGTCGGTATGCGGCTCTCGTTCGAGCTCGTCGGGCGGCGCCTGTTCGCCTTCCGCCAAGGAGGTTCGGCATGA
- a CDS encoding amino acid ABC transporter permease, translated as MTDFTLWDIVRNLLLAGRWTVVLSLIAFIGGAAVGLVLTLLRMGGLKPIRWLIRLYVDVFQGTPLLMQLFLAYFGAAVLGFDVSAWTAASVALTLFTSAFLCDIWRGCVEAVPSGQWQASRVLGLNYLQSMRHVILPQALRLAVPPTVGFSVQVIKGTALASVIGFVELTKAGTMLNNAAFAPFTIFALVALGYFILCYPLSRYARYLEKRLYGAGIR; from the coding sequence ATGACGGATTTCACGCTGTGGGACATCGTCCGCAACCTGCTGCTGGCCGGGCGCTGGACGGTGGTGCTGTCTCTGATCGCCTTCATCGGCGGAGCCGCGGTCGGGCTGGTGTTGACCCTGCTGCGCATGGGCGGGCTGAAGCCGATTCGCTGGCTGATCCGGCTCTACGTCGATGTGTTCCAAGGCACGCCGCTGTTGATGCAGCTGTTCCTGGCCTATTTCGGTGCGGCGGTGCTGGGGTTCGACGTCTCCGCCTGGACCGCGGCCAGTGTGGCGCTGACGCTGTTTACCAGCGCCTTCCTGTGCGACATCTGGCGCGGCTGCGTCGAGGCGGTGCCCAGCGGCCAGTGGCAGGCGTCTCGCGTCCTCGGGTTGAACTACCTGCAGTCGATGCGCCATGTGATCCTGCCTCAGGCGCTGCGACTGGCTGTGCCCCCGACGGTCGGTTTCTCCGTACAGGTCATCAAGGGCACTGCCCTGGCCTCGGTGATCGGCTTCGTCGAGCTGACCAAGGCCGGCACCATGCTCAACAATGCGGCCTTCGCTCCCTTCACCATCTTCGCGCTGGTGGCGCTCGGATACTTCATTCTCTGCTATCCGCTGTCCCGCTACGCCCGTTATCTGGAGAAACGACTCTATGGCGCTGGTATCCGTTAA
- a CDS encoding amino acid ABC transporter ATP-binding protein, translated as MALVSVKDLYKSFGDLEVLKGIDLEVESGEVVAVIGRSGSGKSTFLRCLNQLEQHDWGTIHLADQRLDGAAMSPGELSQNVGMVFQSFNLFPHKTVIENVMLAPVVVKQTPRAEARRIAEEVLDKVGMLEKIDAYPAQLSGGQQQRVAIARALAMQPKVLLCDEATSALDPELVGEVLLVLESLAAEGMTLILVTHEMKFARDVSHRVVFMHQGRIHESGDPQTLFTQPKTPELSQFIASVL; from the coding sequence ATGGCGCTGGTATCCGTTAAAGACCTGTATAAATCTTTCGGTGACCTGGAGGTGCTCAAGGGCATCGACCTGGAGGTCGAGTCGGGCGAGGTGGTCGCGGTCATCGGTCGCAGCGGCTCGGGCAAGAGCACCTTTCTGCGCTGCCTCAACCAGCTCGAGCAACACGACTGGGGCACCATTCATCTGGCCGATCAGCGTCTCGATGGCGCCGCGATGTCGCCGGGTGAGCTGAGCCAGAACGTGGGCATGGTGTTCCAGAGCTTCAACCTGTTCCCGCACAAGACGGTGATCGAGAACGTCATGCTGGCTCCCGTGGTGGTCAAGCAGACGCCCCGAGCCGAGGCGCGCAGGATCGCCGAAGAAGTGCTCGACAAGGTCGGCATGCTGGAAAAGATCGATGCCTACCCGGCCCAGCTCTCCGGCGGTCAGCAGCAGCGCGTCGCCATTGCCCGGGCGCTGGCGATGCAGCCGAAAGTACTCCTGTGTGACGAGGCGACCTCGGCACTCGACCCCGAGCTGGTGGGCGAAGTGCTGCTGGTGCTGGAGAGCCTGGCGGCGGAGGGCATGACGCTGATTCTGGTCACTCACGAAATGAAGTTTGCGCGTGATGTCAGTCACCGGGTGGTGTTCATGCATCAGGGACGCATTCACGAATCGGGTGATCCGCAGACGCTCTTCACCCAGCCCAAGACGCCGGAACTGAGCCAGTTCATTGCCTCGGTGTTGTGA
- a CDS encoding MurR/RpiR family transcriptional regulator, giving the protein MMSGASTQIHIGRRLQQHFSELGPQERRVADFILAHLEDLAVYSAADLSRLSGVSKATVTRLFKRLGFDDFKAVKAHARQLRHYGVPLVSGADALGDEVERFRRHAEREQDNLRQCLEGLTPVLFDEVVSALDEAPTLAVIGYRNSYPIALHLRQQLLQARAGVRLLPAPNQSLAEELVELDPQALIVLVGFRRRPRLFDALIETLAQRDQRVLLIGDPTTAKYDDRVTWRLECSLETISAFDSYASPMSLVSLLANAMLHRRLAQGRARIGEVMELYQELDELAP; this is encoded by the coding sequence ATGATGTCGGGAGCGAGTACACAGATCCATATCGGGCGTCGGCTACAGCAGCATTTTTCCGAGCTGGGGCCCCAGGAGCGCCGGGTGGCCGACTTCATCCTGGCCCATCTGGAGGATCTGGCGGTCTACAGTGCCGCGGACCTCTCGCGCCTGAGCGGAGTGTCGAAGGCCACCGTCACGCGCCTGTTCAAACGGCTGGGCTTTGACGACTTCAAGGCGGTCAAGGCGCATGCGCGGCAATTGCGCCACTATGGCGTGCCTTTGGTGTCGGGCGCCGATGCGCTGGGCGATGAGGTCGAGCGCTTCCGCCGTCATGCCGAGCGTGAGCAGGACAATCTGCGTCAGTGCCTGGAGGGGCTGACGCCGGTGCTGTTCGACGAGGTGGTCAGCGCGTTGGACGAAGCGCCGACCCTGGCCGTGATCGGCTACCGCAACAGCTATCCGATCGCCCTGCATCTGCGCCAGCAGTTGCTGCAGGCTCGGGCAGGGGTGCGGTTGCTGCCGGCACCCAATCAATCGCTGGCGGAAGAGCTGGTCGAGCTCGATCCGCAGGCGCTGATCGTGCTGGTCGGTTTTCGTCGTCGCCCGCGGCTGTTCGACGCGCTGATCGAGACGCTGGCTCAGCGAGACCAGCGCGTGCTGCTGATCGGCGATCCGACGACCGCCAAATACGATGATCGCGTGACCTGGCGGCTCGAATGTTCGCTGGAGACGATTTCGGCGTTCGACAGCTATGCCAGTCCAATGAGCCTGGTCAGTCTGCTGGCCAATGCCATGCTGCATCGTCGGTTGGCGCAGGGGCGTGCGCGCATCGGTGAGGTCATGGAGCTCTATCAGGAGCTCGACGAACTGGCGCCCTAG
- a CDS encoding bifunctional allantoicase/(S)-ureidoglycine aminohydrolase, translated as MPQRSYYAPQGGLPPQTQLLSDRAVFTDAYAIIPKGVLRDIVASYLPFWEKTRLWVLSRPMSGFAETFSQYIMEIAPGGGSDRPELDPGAEGVLFVVEGELTLTLAGETHLMRPGGYAFIPPGCDWRVRNEGASEVRFHWIRKAYEAVEGLEPPTPFVTNEQDIEPTPMPDTDGNWATTRFVDPADMRHDMHVNIVTFQPGGVIPFDETHVMEHGLYVLEGKAVYHLNQNWVEVEAGDYMWLRAFCPQACYAGGPGPFRYLLYKDVNRHMALNASAAYRGLHR; from the coding sequence ATGCCACAGCGTTCCTACTACGCCCCCCAGGGCGGATTGCCCCCCCAGACTCAGCTGCTGTCGGACCGGGCGGTGTTCACCGACGCCTACGCGATCATTCCCAAGGGCGTGCTGCGCGATATCGTTGCAAGCTACCTGCCCTTCTGGGAGAAGACCCGGCTGTGGGTGCTGTCGCGGCCGATGTCGGGCTTCGCGGAGACCTTCTCCCAGTACATCATGGAAATCGCCCCGGGCGGCGGCAGCGACCGGCCCGAGCTCGATCCCGGCGCCGAGGGGGTGCTGTTCGTGGTGGAGGGTGAGCTGACCCTGACGCTTGCCGGCGAGACGCATCTGATGCGCCCGGGGGGCTACGCCTTCATTCCGCCGGGATGCGACTGGCGGGTGCGCAACGAGGGCGCGAGCGAGGTGCGCTTCCACTGGATCCGCAAGGCCTATGAGGCCGTCGAGGGCCTCGAACCGCCCACGCCCTTCGTCACCAACGAGCAGGACATCGAACCGACCCCGATGCCGGATACCGACGGCAACTGGGCCACCACGCGCTTCGTCGACCCGGCCGACATGCGCCACGACATGCACGTCAACATCGTCACCTTCCAGCCCGGTGGCGTGATTCCCTTCGACGAGACCCATGTGATGGAGCACGGCCTCTACGTGCTCGAGGGCAAGGCCGTCTATCATCTCAACCAGAACTGGGTCGAAGTCGAGGCCGGCGACTACATGTGGCTGCGCGCCTTCTGCCCGCAGGCCTGCTATGCGGGTGGCCCCGGCCCCTTCCGCTACCTGCTCTACAAGGACGTCAATCGCCACATGGCGCTGAACGCCTCCGCGGCCTATCGGGGCCTGCACCGCTAA
- a CDS encoding ureidoglycolate lyase, which translates to MLELIARPLTREAFAPFGDVIDSRGSAAFPINAGRTRRHHDLASVELLGEGARPLISVFVSQPVSLPLELPHLERHPLGSQAFMPLHEERFLIVVAPPGEVIDPGQVCAFVTDGRQGVNYHAGTWHAVQSVLEREGEFLVVDRGGPGDNCDEQALAVRVSLS; encoded by the coding sequence ATGCTCGAGTTGATCGCCCGCCCCCTGACCCGCGAGGCCTTCGCGCCCTTCGGCGATGTCATCGACAGCCGCGGGTCGGCGGCCTTCCCCATCAACGCCGGGCGTACCCGGCGCCATCATGATCTGGCCAGCGTCGAGCTGCTCGGCGAGGGCGCGCGGCCGCTGATCAGTGTCTTCGTCAGCCAGCCGGTCAGCCTGCCCCTGGAGCTCCCCCACCTTGAGCGCCATCCGCTGGGCAGCCAGGCCTTCATGCCGCTGCACGAGGAACGCTTCCTGATCGTGGTGGCGCCCCCAGGCGAGGTCATCGACCCCGGCCAGGTCTGCGCCTTCGTCACCGATGGTCGCCAGGGTGTGAACTACCACGCCGGCACCTGGCATGCGGTGCAATCGGTGCTCGAGCGCGAGGGGGAATTTCTGGTCGTCGACCGGGGCGGCCCTGGCGACAACTGCGACGAGCAGGCCCTAGCGGTGCGGGTGAGCCTGTCCTGA
- a CDS encoding amino acid deaminase, giving the protein MHTDKGTIETGPNLLAGVSLPAAAVFEPALAHNLTWMQAFADAHGARLAPHGKTTMTPALFKRQLEAGAWGITLATAPQCRAAFAHGATRLLMANQLIGEPNMAIIADLIEDGAEVYCVVDSAANVAQLGRYFAARGLRLNVLIELGVAGGRCGCRDQTQVLALAARLQEEPALVLAGLEGYEGVVKADDGEPAAAIRAYAWRMVEAAQALEEAGLIEAETALITASGSAWYDLIAEVFHEAELGAPFVPVLRPGCYVVHDHGIYRQAQRGVLKRQPTLKQGLEPALEIFAQVQSLPEPGLAVVAMGKRDIGADQLPEPLRRYREGGAAEQTLSVAGWKVVKLMDQHAFVRLPAAADGSDADEVRIGDIVAFGASHPCLTFDKWRRVCRVDAALDVIEEMPTCF; this is encoded by the coding sequence ATGCACACCGACAAGGGCACCATCGAGACCGGCCCCAATCTGCTGGCCGGTGTCAGCCTGCCCGCGGCGGCGGTCTTCGAGCCGGCGCTGGCCCATAACCTGACCTGGATGCAGGCCTTCGCCGACGCCCATGGCGCCCGGCTCGCTCCCCACGGCAAGACCACCATGACCCCGGCGCTCTTCAAGCGTCAGCTCGAGGCGGGCGCCTGGGGCATCACCCTCGCCACCGCCCCTCAGTGCCGTGCTGCCTTCGCCCATGGCGCCACACGGCTGCTGATGGCCAACCAGCTGATCGGCGAGCCCAACATGGCGATCATCGCCGACCTGATCGAGGACGGCGCCGAGGTCTATTGCGTGGTCGACAGCGCCGCCAACGTCGCGCAGCTGGGACGTTACTTCGCGGCCCGCGGCTTGAGGCTCAACGTATTGATCGAGCTGGGTGTGGCGGGTGGACGCTGCGGCTGTCGTGACCAGACGCAGGTGCTGGCGCTGGCCGCACGCCTCCAGGAAGAGCCGGCGCTGGTGCTGGCCGGGCTCGAGGGCTATGAGGGCGTGGTGAAGGCCGACGATGGCGAACCGGCGGCGGCGATCCGTGCCTACGCCTGGCGCATGGTCGAGGCCGCCCAGGCGTTGGAGGAGGCCGGTTTGATCGAGGCCGAGACGGCGCTGATTACTGCCTCGGGCTCGGCCTGGTACGACCTGATCGCCGAGGTCTTTCACGAGGCCGAGCTCGGCGCACCCTTCGTGCCGGTGCTGCGTCCCGGCTGCTATGTGGTGCATGACCACGGCATCTATCGTCAGGCGCAACGGGGCGTGCTTAAGCGTCAGCCGACGCTTAAGCAGGGCCTTGAGCCGGCGCTCGAGATCTTCGCCCAGGTGCAGTCGCTGCCGGAGCCGGGACTTGCCGTGGTGGCCATGGGCAAGCGCGACATCGGCGCCGACCAGCTGCCAGAGCCCCTGCGCCGCTATCGGGAGGGCGGCGCTGCCGAGCAGACGCTGTCGGTGGCCGGCTGGAAAGTCGTCAAGCTTATGGATCAGCACGCCTTCGTGCGGCTGCCCGCCGCAGCGGATGGGAGTGATGCGGACGAGGTGCGCATCGGCGACATCGTCGCCTTCGGTGCCTCACACCCCTGCCTGACCTTCGACAAGTGGCGCCGCGTCTGTCGGGTCGACGCGGCGCTCGATGTCATCGAGGAGATGCCTACCTGTTTCTAG